In a single window of the Nocardioides sp. L-11A genome:
- the pyrR gene encoding bifunctional pyr operon transcriptional regulator/uracil phosphoribosyltransferase PyrR: MPAQQTPKAHDGTVSGRVVLDAGDISRALIRISHEILERNKGAEDLLLLGLHTRGVPLARRLADNIAQVEGTAVATGELDVTMYRDDLRSHPTRAPHRTQVPAGGVDGKTVVLVDDVLYSGRTIRAALDALSDLGRPDVVRLAVLVDRGHRELPIRADHVGKNLPTARSERVSLRLVETDGEDEVRIQ; this comes from the coding sequence TTGCCTGCCCAGCAGACCCCGAAGGCACACGATGGCACCGTCAGCGGTCGGGTCGTTCTCGACGCCGGTGACATCAGCCGGGCATTGATCCGCATTTCCCACGAGATCCTCGAGCGCAACAAGGGCGCCGAGGATCTTCTGCTTCTCGGGCTCCACACCCGTGGCGTCCCGCTCGCCCGCCGCTTGGCCGACAACATCGCCCAGGTCGAGGGGACGGCGGTCGCCACCGGCGAGCTCGACGTCACGATGTACCGCGACGACCTGCGCTCCCACCCGACCCGGGCGCCGCACCGCACGCAGGTGCCCGCCGGCGGTGTCGACGGCAAGACCGTCGTACTGGTCGACGACGTGCTCTACAGCGGGCGCACGATCCGGGCCGCGCTCGACGCGCTCTCGGACCTGGGCCGGCCGGACGTCGTCCGGCTGGCGGTGCTGGTCGACCGGGGGCACCGCGAGCTCCCGATCCGCGCCGACCACGTCGGGAAGAACCTGCCGACCGCCCGCAGCGAGCGAGTGAGCCTGCGGCTGGTCGAGACCGACGGCGAGGACGAGGTGCGCATCCAGTGA
- the carA gene encoding glutamine-hydrolyzing carbamoyl-phosphate synthase small subunit, translating to MSTPALLVLEDGRTFHGEAYGAEGETFGEAVFNTGMTGYQETLTDPSYHQQVVVMTAPHIGNTGVNDEDPESQRIWVAGYVVREPARIPSNWRSRRSLDDELAEQGVVGICGIDTRALTRHLRERGAMRVGISTVETDPEALLARVKESAEMSGANLSEAVSTNEAYVVPAQGERRFTVAALDLGIKDMTPQRMSERGIEVHVLPATASIDDVLAVRPDGLFFSNGPGDPAATTGQVELLRQALAQGLPYFGICFGNQLFGRALGFGTYKLKYGHRGINQPVMDLTTRKVEVTAHNHGFAVDAPRDTPTETPYGTVTVSHVCLNDDVVEGLELRDADGRLKSFSVQYHPEAAAGPHDAAYLFDRFTTLLEENA from the coding sequence ATGAGCACCCCCGCACTCCTCGTCCTCGAGGACGGCCGCACGTTCCACGGCGAGGCGTACGGCGCCGAGGGGGAGACCTTCGGCGAGGCCGTCTTCAACACCGGCATGACCGGCTATCAGGAGACGCTGACCGACCCGTCGTACCACCAGCAGGTCGTCGTCATGACGGCCCCGCACATCGGCAACACCGGCGTCAACGACGAGGACCCGGAGTCGCAGCGGATCTGGGTCGCCGGGTACGTCGTGCGTGAGCCGGCGCGCATCCCGAGCAACTGGCGCTCCCGGCGCAGCCTCGACGACGAGCTCGCGGAGCAGGGCGTCGTCGGGATCTGCGGCATCGACACCCGCGCGCTCACCCGCCACCTGCGCGAGCGCGGCGCCATGCGCGTGGGCATCTCCACGGTCGAGACCGACCCGGAGGCTCTGCTCGCCCGCGTCAAGGAGTCCGCCGAGATGAGCGGCGCCAACCTGTCCGAGGCGGTCTCCACGAACGAGGCCTATGTCGTCCCGGCCCAGGGGGAGCGGCGGTTCACCGTGGCCGCGCTCGACCTCGGCATCAAGGACATGACGCCGCAGCGGATGAGCGAGCGCGGCATCGAGGTCCACGTGCTGCCGGCCACCGCGTCGATCGACGATGTGCTGGCGGTGCGCCCCGACGGCCTGTTCTTCTCCAACGGCCCCGGCGACCCGGCCGCCACGACCGGCCAGGTCGAGCTGCTGCGGCAGGCCCTCGCGCAGGGCCTTCCCTACTTCGGCATCTGCTTCGGCAACCAGCTCTTCGGCCGGGCGCTCGGCTTCGGCACCTACAAGCTGAAGTACGGCCACCGCGGCATCAACCAGCCGGTGATGGATCTGACCACCCGCAAGGTCGAGGTCACCGCCCACAACCACGGGTTCGCCGTCGACGCACCGCGCGACACCCCCACCGAGACGCCGTACGGCACCGTCACCGTGAGCCACGTCTGCCTCAACGACGACGTCGTCGAGGGCCTCGAGCTGCGCGACGCCGACGGCAGGCTGAAGAGCTTCTCCGTCCAGTACCACCCCGAGGCCGCCGCCGGCCCGCACGACGCGGCGTACCTCTTCGACCGCTTCACCACCCTGCTGGAGGAGAACGCCTGA
- a CDS encoding aspartate carbamoyltransferase catalytic subunit, which yields MNRHLLSIDDLSADDIQQIFTTAAEMHDVQRREVKKLPALRGRTVINLFFEDSTRTRSSFEIAGKWLSADVINLSAKGSSASKGESLRDTVLTVTAMGIDGLVVRHGASGAAEQISRWIDVPVINAGDGTHEHPTQALLDGYTLTRKLGTLEGKHVAIVGDLTHSRVFRSNVKSLAKLGASVTAVAPPTLMPAGVGDWSKAAGFATSHDLDEVLPSADAVMMLRVQRERMSGGFFPTAREYTVGYGLTRDRLALLEPGTPILHPGPMNRGLEISPDAADAADSLVLDQVSAGVAVRMSVLYHLLAGEETTA from the coding sequence GTGAACCGGCACCTCCTGAGCATCGACGACCTGAGCGCCGACGACATCCAGCAGATCTTCACCACCGCCGCGGAGATGCACGACGTGCAGCGACGCGAGGTCAAGAAGCTGCCGGCCCTGCGTGGCCGCACGGTCATCAACCTCTTCTTCGAGGACTCCACCCGCACCCGCTCCAGCTTCGAGATCGCCGGCAAGTGGCTGTCGGCCGACGTGATCAACCTGTCCGCCAAGGGCAGCAGCGCGAGCAAGGGCGAGTCGCTGCGCGACACCGTGCTCACGGTGACCGCGATGGGCATCGACGGCCTCGTCGTGCGCCACGGCGCGAGCGGCGCCGCCGAGCAGATCAGCCGCTGGATCGACGTCCCGGTGATCAATGCCGGCGACGGCACCCACGAGCACCCGACGCAGGCGCTGCTCGACGGGTACACGTTGACCCGCAAGCTCGGGACGCTCGAGGGCAAGCACGTCGCGATCGTCGGCGACCTGACCCACAGCCGGGTCTTCCGCAGCAACGTCAAGAGCCTCGCCAAACTGGGCGCGAGCGTCACCGCGGTGGCGCCGCCGACGCTGATGCCCGCCGGGGTGGGGGACTGGTCCAAGGCGGCCGGCTTCGCCACCAGCCACGACCTCGACGAGGTGCTGCCGAGCGCGGACGCCGTGATGATGCTGCGTGTCCAGCGCGAGCGGATGAGCGGCGGCTTCTTCCCGACGGCGCGCGAGTACACCGTCGGCTACGGCCTCACCCGCGACCGTCTCGCGCTGCTGGAGCCGGGCACGCCGATCCTGCACCCGGGCCCGATGAACCGCGGCCTGGAGATCTCGCCCGACGCCGCCGACGCCGCCGACAGCCTGGTGCTCGACCAGGTCTCCGCCGGCGTCGCCGTCCGCATGTCCGTGCTCTACCACCTGCTCGCCGGCGAGGAGACCACCGCATGA
- a CDS encoding CsbD family protein, which translates to MGLDDKLKNQAQEKVGEAKEAVGKATDDEDLETEGKVDKAKGSLKQAGEKVKDAFK; encoded by the coding sequence ATGGGTCTCGACGACAAGCTGAAGAACCAGGCCCAGGAGAAGGTGGGCGAGGCCAAGGAGGCGGTGGGCAAGGCCACCGACGACGAGGACCTCGAGACCGAGGGCAAGGTCGACAAGGCCAAGGGCAGCCTCAAGCAGGCCGGCGAGAAGGTGAAGGACGCCTTCAAGTAG
- a CDS encoding quinone-dependent dihydroorotate dehydrogenase, with translation MTLYDKVFDNVLVRVDAERAHHLTYDALRAGGPLLSRAPIPAGPGGAPVRAMGLTFRNRLGLAPGFDKNAQVYDRMGAFGFGHVEIGTVTALAQPGNPRPRLFRLPDDRAIVNRMGFNNDGATAVAARLAKRRRGDLVLGVNIGKSKVVPDDDQAAVEADYETSTRLLAPHADYLVVNVSSPNTPGLRNLQAVEKLAPLLGHVRRTADEVTAASLPLLVKIAPDLSDEDVLAVADMALDLGLAGIIATNTTISRDGLRTPAAQVEEIGAGGLSGAPLTERSTKVLRLLRGRVGPALTLIGVGGIGTPEQARARVAAGADLVQAYSALIYGGPMWPRRILKGL, from the coding sequence GTGACGCTCTACGACAAGGTCTTCGACAACGTCCTGGTCCGCGTCGACGCCGAGCGGGCGCACCACCTGACGTACGACGCGCTGCGGGCCGGCGGTCCGCTGCTGTCCCGCGCGCCGATCCCCGCCGGCCCCGGCGGCGCGCCGGTGCGGGCGATGGGGCTGACCTTCCGCAACCGGCTCGGTCTCGCCCCCGGCTTCGACAAGAACGCCCAGGTCTACGACCGGATGGGCGCGTTCGGGTTCGGACACGTGGAGATCGGCACGGTCACCGCGCTGGCCCAGCCCGGCAACCCCCGACCGCGGCTGTTCCGCCTGCCCGACGACCGGGCGATCGTCAACCGGATGGGCTTCAACAACGACGGGGCGACCGCGGTTGCCGCGCGACTGGCGAAGCGGCGGCGCGGCGACCTGGTGCTCGGCGTCAACATCGGCAAGTCCAAGGTCGTGCCCGACGACGACCAGGCGGCGGTGGAGGCCGACTACGAGACGTCCACCCGGCTGCTCGCCCCCCACGCGGACTACCTCGTCGTCAACGTGAGCTCGCCGAACACGCCCGGCCTGCGCAACCTGCAGGCCGTCGAGAAGCTCGCGCCGCTGCTCGGCCACGTCCGGCGTACCGCCGACGAGGTGACCGCCGCGTCGCTGCCGCTGCTGGTCAAGATCGCACCCGACCTGTCCGACGAGGACGTGCTCGCCGTCGCCGACATGGCGCTCGACCTCGGCCTGGCCGGGATCATCGCGACCAACACCACGATCTCCCGCGACGGGCTGCGCACGCCCGCCGCGCAGGTCGAGGAGATCGGCGCCGGGGGCCTGTCCGGCGCGCCGCTCACCGAGCGCTCGACCAAGGTGCTGCGGCTGCTGCGCGGCCGCGTCGGCCCTGCGCTCACGCTGATCGGCGTCGGCGGCATCGGGACTCCCGAGCAGGCCCGGGCCCGGGTCGCGGCCGGTGCCGACCTGGTGCAGGCCTACAGCGCGCTGATCTACGGTGGCCCGATGTGGCCGCGCCGGATCCTGAAAGGCCTGTGA
- the carB gene encoding carbamoyl-phosphate synthase large subunit, producing the protein MPKRDDIKSVLVIGSGPIVIGQACEFDYSGTQACRVLKEEGLRVILINSNPATIMTDPEFADATYVEPITPEFVEKVIAKERPDAILPTLGGQTALNAAIAAHESGVLEKYGVEMIGASFEAIHRGENRELFNAIVEKVGGEVARSFVCHSMDEVEKAAGELGFPVVVRPSFTMGGLGSGIAYDEADLHRIAGAGLSASPTTEVLIEESIIGWKEYELEVMRDKADNVVIICSIENFDPMGVHTGDSITVAPAMTLTDREYQHLRDLAIGIIREVGVDTGGCNIQYAVNPADGRVIVIEMNPRVSRSSALASKATGFPIAKIAAKVAVGYTLDEIPNDITRETPASFEPSLDYVVVKVPRFAFEKFPTADPTLTTHMKSVGEAMAIGRSFTEALNKALRSLENKHAPFDWAAPLGDRAALLEQVKVPHDGRLQKVMQAIRAGATQDEVHDATRIDPWFVDQLFLIDEIAQQVGATATLDAGALRLAKRHGFSDAQIAAIRGLRESEVRIARQTLGVRPVYKTVDTCAAEFAAQTPYYYSSYDEETEVQPRAEGKQAVIILGSGPNRIGQGIEFDYSCVHASLALAKAGYETIMVNCNPETVSTDYDTSDRLYFEPLTLEDVLEIYEAEKAAGPIAGVIATLGGQTPLGLAQGLQDAGVPIVGTSPEAIDLAEERGAFGRVLAAAGLVAPKHGTAVSYDEARTIAHSIGYPVLVRPSYVLGGRGMQIVYSDAALEAYIEAATEISPDRPVLVDRFIDDAVEIDVDALYDGTELFLGGVMEHIEEAGIHSGDSSCALPPITLGNAEIGRIRAATAAIAEGVGVRGLINIQFALGADVLYVIEANPRASRTVPFVSKATGTQLAKAAARLMLGESIAELRTSGVLPAEGDGGTLPADSPIAVKEAVLPFNRFRTKDGQFVDTVLGPEMKSTGEVMGFDADFGTAFSKSQAAAYGPLPTSGKVFISIADRDKRTMVFPARVLVDYGFEILATQGTAEVLRRNGIQATVVRKHFEGPGPGGEPTVVQMILDGDIDLIVNTPHGSTGGGDSRVDGYEIRSSAVLTGTPCITTVQGLAAAVQGIAAVRAGAIGVRSLQEWNTAAEATR; encoded by the coding sequence ATGCCGAAGCGCGACGACATCAAGTCCGTCCTGGTCATCGGCTCCGGGCCGATCGTCATCGGCCAGGCCTGCGAGTTCGACTACTCCGGCACCCAAGCCTGCCGGGTGCTCAAGGAGGAGGGCCTGCGGGTCATCCTGATCAACTCCAACCCGGCCACGATCATGACCGACCCGGAGTTCGCCGACGCGACGTACGTCGAGCCGATCACCCCGGAGTTCGTCGAGAAGGTGATCGCCAAGGAGCGTCCCGACGCGATCCTGCCGACCCTCGGTGGCCAGACCGCGCTCAACGCGGCCATCGCGGCCCACGAGAGCGGCGTGCTCGAGAAGTACGGCGTCGAGATGATCGGCGCCAGCTTCGAGGCGATCCACCGCGGCGAGAACCGCGAGCTGTTCAACGCGATCGTCGAGAAGGTCGGCGGCGAGGTCGCCCGGTCCTTCGTCTGCCACTCGATGGACGAGGTCGAGAAGGCCGCCGGCGAGCTCGGTTTCCCGGTCGTCGTCCGTCCGTCGTTCACCATGGGCGGCCTCGGCTCCGGCATCGCGTACGACGAGGCCGACCTGCACCGCATCGCCGGCGCCGGCCTGTCCGCCAGTCCGACTACCGAGGTGCTGATCGAGGAGTCGATCATCGGGTGGAAGGAGTACGAGCTGGAGGTGATGCGCGACAAGGCCGACAACGTTGTCATCATCTGCTCGATCGAGAACTTCGACCCGATGGGCGTGCACACCGGCGACTCGATCACCGTCGCGCCGGCGATGACGCTGACCGACCGCGAGTACCAGCACCTGCGCGACCTCGCCATCGGCATCATCCGCGAGGTCGGCGTCGACACCGGCGGCTGCAACATCCAGTACGCCGTCAACCCCGCCGACGGCCGGGTCATCGTCATCGAGATGAACCCGCGCGTCTCGCGCTCCTCCGCGCTGGCGTCCAAGGCGACCGGCTTCCCGATCGCGAAGATCGCCGCCAAGGTCGCCGTCGGCTACACGCTCGACGAGATCCCCAACGACATCACGCGCGAGACGCCGGCGTCCTTCGAGCCGAGTCTCGACTACGTCGTGGTCAAGGTGCCGCGGTTCGCCTTCGAGAAGTTCCCGACCGCCGACCCGACGCTGACCACGCACATGAAGTCGGTCGGCGAGGCGATGGCGATCGGCCGCAGCTTCACCGAGGCGCTCAACAAGGCGCTGCGCTCGCTCGAGAACAAGCACGCGCCCTTCGACTGGGCGGCACCGCTCGGCGACCGGGCCGCGCTCCTGGAGCAGGTGAAGGTCCCGCACGACGGGCGCCTGCAGAAGGTCATGCAGGCGATCCGCGCCGGTGCCACCCAGGACGAGGTCCACGACGCCACCCGGATCGACCCCTGGTTCGTCGACCAGCTCTTCCTCATCGACGAGATCGCCCAGCAGGTCGGCGCGACCGCGACTCTCGACGCCGGCGCGCTGCGCCTGGCCAAGCGGCACGGCTTCTCCGATGCCCAGATCGCGGCCATCCGGGGCCTGAGGGAGTCCGAGGTCCGGATCGCCCGGCAGACCCTCGGCGTACGACCGGTCTACAAGACCGTGGACACCTGCGCCGCGGAGTTCGCCGCGCAGACGCCGTACTACTACTCGTCCTACGACGAGGAGACCGAGGTCCAGCCCCGCGCCGAGGGCAAGCAGGCCGTGATCATCCTGGGCTCGGGACCGAACCGGATCGGGCAGGGCATCGAGTTCGACTACTCCTGCGTGCATGCCAGCCTCGCCCTGGCCAAGGCCGGCTACGAGACGATCATGGTCAACTGCAACCCCGAGACCGTCTCGACCGACTACGACACCTCCGACCGGCTCTACTTCGAGCCGCTCACCCTCGAGGACGTCCTCGAGATCTACGAGGCCGAGAAGGCCGCCGGCCCGATCGCCGGCGTCATCGCCACCCTCGGCGGGCAGACGCCGCTCGGCCTGGCCCAGGGCCTGCAGGACGCCGGCGTCCCGATCGTCGGCACCAGCCCCGAGGCGATCGACCTGGCCGAGGAGCGCGGCGCCTTCGGACGGGTGCTGGCCGCGGCGGGCCTCGTCGCGCCCAAGCACGGCACCGCCGTCTCGTACGACGAGGCCCGGACCATCGCGCACTCCATCGGCTACCCGGTGCTGGTGCGGCCGTCGTACGTCCTCGGTGGGCGCGGCATGCAGATCGTCTACAGCGACGCCGCGCTGGAGGCCTACATCGAGGCCGCCACGGAGATCAGCCCGGACCGGCCGGTGCTGGTCGACCGGTTCATCGACGACGCGGTCGAGATCGACGTCGATGCCCTGTACGACGGCACGGAGCTCTTCCTCGGCGGCGTGATGGAGCACATCGAGGAGGCCGGCATCCACTCCGGCGACTCCTCGTGCGCCCTGCCGCCGATCACGCTCGGCAACGCCGAGATCGGCCGCATCCGCGCGGCGACCGCGGCGATCGCCGAGGGCGTCGGTGTCCGCGGCCTGATCAACATCCAGTTCGCGCTCGGCGCCGACGTGCTCTACGTCATCGAGGCCAACCCGCGGGCGTCACGCACCGTCCCGTTCGTCTCCAAGGCGACCGGCACCCAGCTCGCCAAGGCCGCCGCGCGGCTGATGCTGGGGGAGTCGATCGCCGAGCTGCGCACCTCCGGCGTGCTCCCGGCCGAGGGCGACGGCGGCACCCTGCCCGCCGACTCGCCGATCGCGGTCAAGGAGGCAGTGCTGCCGTTCAACCGGTTCCGCACCAAGGACGGCCAGTTCGTCGACACCGTGCTCGGCCCGGAGATGAAGTCGACCGGCGAGGTGATGGGCTTCGACGCCGACTTCGGGACGGCGTTCAGCAAGTCGCAGGCCGCGGCGTACGGTCCGCTGCCCACCTCGGGCAAGGTCTTCATCTCGATCGCCGACCGCGACAAGCGCACCATGGTGTTCCCCGCGCGGGTCCTGGTCGACTATGGCTTCGAGATCCTCGCGACCCAGGGCACCGCCGAGGTGCTGCGGCGCAACGGCATCCAGGCCACCGTGGTCCGCAAGCACTTCGAGGGTCCCGGCCCCGGCGGGGAGCCGACAGTGGTGCAGATGATCCTCGACGGCGACATCGACCTCATCGTGAACACCCCGCACGGGTCGACCGGTGGGGGCGACTCCCGGGTCGACGGCTACGAGATCCGCTCGTCGGCGGTCCTCACCGGCACCCCGTGCATCACGACGGTCCAGGGCCTGGCCGCCGCCGTCCAGGGCATCGCGGCGGTCCGGGCGGGCGCGATCGGCGTGCGCTCGCTGCAGGAGTGGAACACGGCCGCCGAGGCGACGCGGTGA
- a CDS encoding dihydroorotase, whose translation MSTLITGATLPDGTTTDVLVQDGAIADLGSLKAKADRTIDAAGLRLLPGLVDLHTHLREPGREDAETVLTGSRAAAVGGYTAVLAMANTSPVTDTAEAAERVYDLGRQAGLVDVQPVGAVTKGLAGEELAELGLMARSRARVRVFSDDGRCVHDARVMRRALEYVKAFGGVVSQHSQDPSLAGPTACCHEGELSGRLGLPGWPGVAEEVIVARDAMLARHTGSRVHVAHVSTAGSVEVVRWAKSQGISVTAEVTPHHLLLTTDLLAGYDPTFKVNPPLRPDEDVRALREALADGTIDAVATDHAPHARHDKEHAFVDAAFGMLGLETALPVVTTVMVENGLLDWAGVARVMSANPARIAGLDDAHGRPIAVGEPANLTLIDPSAQVVVDRAASVSLSRNNPWHDRKLTGRIVATLLRGTPTVLEGALA comes from the coding sequence ATGAGCACCCTGATCACGGGCGCGACCCTGCCCGACGGTACGACGACCGATGTCCTCGTCCAGGACGGCGCCATCGCCGACCTCGGCTCGCTCAAGGCGAAGGCCGACCGCACCATCGACGCCGCCGGGCTGCGCCTGCTGCCCGGCCTCGTCGACCTGCACACCCACCTGCGCGAGCCCGGTCGCGAGGACGCCGAGACGGTCCTCACCGGCTCCCGTGCCGCCGCGGTCGGCGGCTACACCGCGGTCCTCGCGATGGCCAACACCAGCCCGGTCACCGACACTGCCGAGGCCGCCGAGCGGGTCTACGACCTGGGCCGTCAGGCCGGGCTGGTCGACGTCCAGCCGGTCGGCGCGGTCACCAAGGGCCTGGCCGGAGAGGAGCTCGCCGAGCTGGGCCTGATGGCCCGCTCCCGAGCCCGGGTGAGGGTCTTCTCCGATGACGGCAGGTGCGTCCACGACGCCCGGGTGATGCGTCGCGCACTGGAGTACGTCAAGGCGTTCGGCGGTGTGGTCAGCCAGCACAGCCAGGACCCGTCGCTGGCCGGCCCGACCGCGTGCTGCCACGAGGGCGAGCTGTCCGGCCGGCTCGGCCTGCCGGGCTGGCCCGGTGTCGCCGAGGAGGTCATCGTCGCGCGCGACGCGATGCTCGCCCGGCACACCGGCAGCCGGGTCCACGTCGCGCACGTCTCGACCGCCGGCAGCGTCGAGGTGGTCCGCTGGGCCAAGTCCCAGGGGATCAGTGTCACCGCTGAGGTGACGCCCCACCACCTGCTGCTCACCACCGACCTGCTCGCCGGCTACGACCCGACGTTCAAGGTCAACCCGCCGCTGCGTCCCGACGAGGACGTCCGGGCACTGCGCGAGGCGCTGGCGGACGGCACCATCGACGCCGTCGCGACCGACCACGCGCCGCACGCGCGCCACGACAAGGAGCACGCCTTCGTCGACGCGGCGTTCGGCATGCTCGGCCTCGAGACCGCGCTGCCCGTCGTGACCACCGTGATGGTGGAGAACGGCCTGCTCGACTGGGCCGGGGTCGCCCGCGTGATGAGCGCCAACCCGGCCCGGATCGCCGGCCTCGACGATGCGCACGGCCGGCCGATCGCCGTCGGCGAGCCCGCCAACCTGACCCTGATCGACCCGTCCGCGCAGGTCGTGGTCGATCGCGCCGCCAGCGTCTCGCTGAGCCGCAACAACCCCTGGCACGACCGCAAGCTGACCGGTCGCATCGTCGCCACCCTGCTGCGTGGCACGCCGACCGTCCTGGAAGGAGCCCTCGCATGA